Proteins encoded together in one Triticum dicoccoides isolate Atlit2015 ecotype Zavitan chromosome 7B, WEW_v2.0, whole genome shotgun sequence window:
- the LOC119336796 gene encoding lysophospholipid acyltransferase LPEAT2-like isoform X1 codes for MATRNHGPTPASSLATPLLSDSITPTTPTRAANGHARGHDGDDDLCAAASVCDGGGGGDPFAFLSEDSRPPRPPGPSPADPFRNRTPWLGGPYGWARTLLLAPVATARLVLFGLAIAIGYAATWVALRGWTDSRERPREGAGPMPAWRRRLMWVTRLSARCILFSFGYHWITRKGRPAPRELAPIVVSNHVSYIDPIYFFYELFPTIVSSDSHDAIPFVGTIIRAMQVIYVDRFSPASRKSAVNEIKRKAGGNSFPRVLLFPEGTTTNGRFLISFQHGAFIPGYPVQPVVVRYPHVHFDQSWGNISLIALMFKMFTQFHNFMEVEYLPIVYPPEIKQENALHFAENTSYAMAHALNVLPTSYSYADSMIASRAEEAGKANCSSYMVEMAWVKEVYGVSTAEAMELLEHFLAMNPDSDGRVKAQDFWAPFGLDCSPLCKKIFHYFDFENKESITFRQFLVGCAHLRKQPLFEGVCETAFEKCKAPGTSDISLAQLADALRSGMLPPADDRMLKLFETFDIDDDDKISKDDFVACLARFPFMIALFAGRINGEVYIEIV; via the exons ATGGCCACTCGAAATCATGGCCCTACCCCGGCCTCCTCCCTCGCCACGCCCCTCCTTTCCGACTCCATCACGCCCACCACGCCCACCCGCGCCGCCAACGGCCACGCGcggggccacgacggcgacgacgacctctgcgccgccgcctcggtgtgcgacggcggaggcggcggcgacccgttCGCGTTCCTCTCGGAGGACAGCCGCCCGCCGCGGCCGCCGGGCCCGTCCCCCGCCGACCCGTTCCGCAACAGGACGCCGTGGCTGGGCGGCCCTTACGGGTGGGCCAGGACGCTGCTGCTCGCGCCGGTCGCGACGGCGCggctcgtgctcttcgggctggccATCGCGATCGGGTACGCCGCCACGTGGGTGGCGCTGCGCGGCTGGACCGACTCGCGGGAGCGCCCGCGGGAGGGCGCCGGCCCCATGCCGGCCTGGCGCCGCCGGCTCATGTGGGTCACCCGGCTCTCTGCGCGCTGCATCCTCTTCTCCTTCGG GTATCACTGGATCACACGAAAAGGAAGGCCTGCGCCTAGAGAGCTTGCACCTATAGTTGTTTCCAATCATGTATCATACATAGATCCCATATACTTCTTCTATGAATTGTTCCCAACCATTGTTTCATCGGATTCCCATGATGCCATACCATTTGTTGGAACAATCATAAGAGCAATGCAG GTTATATACGTTGATAGATTCTCGCCGGCTTCAAGGAAGTCAGCTGTGAATGAAATAAAG AGAAAGGCAGGTGGCAATAGCTTTCCGCGTGTCCTGTTGTTCCCTGAAGGCACTACAACCAATGGGAGATTTCTGATTTCATTCCAACATGGAGCATTCATACCTGGCTACCCTGTTCAACCGGTTGTTGTTCGTTACCCCCATGTGCACTTTGACCAGTCCTG GGGAAACATATCACTAATAGCACTCATGTTCAAGATGTTCACCCAGTTTCACAACTTCATGGAG GTAGAGTACCTCCCTATTGTCTACCCCCCTGAGATCAAGCAGGAGAATgcccttcattttgcagagaat ACCAGCTATGCTATGGCACACGCCCTTAATGTTTTACCGACTTCTTATTCATATGCTGATTCAATGATTGCGTCAAGAGCAGAAGAAGCTGGAAAG GCCAACTGCTCAAGTTATATGGTGGAAATGGCTTGGGTAAAAGAA GTGTATGGTGTAAGCACCGCAGAAGCAATGGAACTCTTGGAGCACTTTTTGGCTATGAATCCAGACAGCga TGGACGTGTTAAAGCACAAGATTTTTGGGCTCCTTTTGGCCTAGATTGCAGTCCTCTATGCAAGAAG ATATTTCACTACTTCGATTTTGAAAATAAGGAATCCATCACATTCCGACAG TTCCTGGTCGGGTGTGCGCACCTAAGGAAGCAGCCGTTGTTTGAGGGAGTGTGCGAAACCGCCTTCGAGAAATGCAAGGCCCCTGGGACCTCTGACATATCCCTTGCACAGCTAGCCGACGCCCTGCGATCGGGCATGCTTCCTCCAGCAGACGACAGG ATGCTGAAGCTGTTTGAGACGTTTGACATTGACGACGACGACAAAATCAGCAAGGATGACTTCGTGGCATGCCTTGCGAGGTTCCCTTTCATGATCGCCCTCTTCGCCGGCCGGATCAACGGGGAAGTTTACATCGAGATAGTTTGA
- the LOC119336796 gene encoding lysophospholipid acyltransferase LPEAT2-like isoform X2, producing MCFQRKAGGNSFPRVLLFPEGTTTNGRFLISFQHGAFIPGYPVQPVVVRYPHVHFDQSWGNISLIALMFKMFTQFHNFMEVEYLPIVYPPEIKQENALHFAENTSYAMAHALNVLPTSYSYADSMIASRAEEAGKANCSSYMVEMAWVKEVYGVSTAEAMELLEHFLAMNPDSDGRVKAQDFWAPFGLDCSPLCKKIFHYFDFENKESITFRQFLVGCAHLRKQPLFEGVCETAFEKCKAPGTSDISLAQLADALRSGMLPPADDRMLKLFETFDIDDDDKISKDDFVACLARFPFMIALFAGRINGEVYIEIV from the exons ATGTGCTTTCAGAGAAAGGCAGGTGGCAATAGCTTTCCGCGTGTCCTGTTGTTCCCTGAAGGCACTACAACCAATGGGAGATTTCTGATTTCATTCCAACATGGAGCATTCATACCTGGCTACCCTGTTCAACCGGTTGTTGTTCGTTACCCCCATGTGCACTTTGACCAGTCCTG GGGAAACATATCACTAATAGCACTCATGTTCAAGATGTTCACCCAGTTTCACAACTTCATGGAG GTAGAGTACCTCCCTATTGTCTACCCCCCTGAGATCAAGCAGGAGAATgcccttcattttgcagagaat ACCAGCTATGCTATGGCACACGCCCTTAATGTTTTACCGACTTCTTATTCATATGCTGATTCAATGATTGCGTCAAGAGCAGAAGAAGCTGGAAAG GCCAACTGCTCAAGTTATATGGTGGAAATGGCTTGGGTAAAAGAA GTGTATGGTGTAAGCACCGCAGAAGCAATGGAACTCTTGGAGCACTTTTTGGCTATGAATCCAGACAGCga TGGACGTGTTAAAGCACAAGATTTTTGGGCTCCTTTTGGCCTAGATTGCAGTCCTCTATGCAAGAAG ATATTTCACTACTTCGATTTTGAAAATAAGGAATCCATCACATTCCGACAG TTCCTGGTCGGGTGTGCGCACCTAAGGAAGCAGCCGTTGTTTGAGGGAGTGTGCGAAACCGCCTTCGAGAAATGCAAGGCCCCTGGGACCTCTGACATATCCCTTGCACAGCTAGCCGACGCCCTGCGATCGGGCATGCTTCCTCCAGCAGACGACAGG ATGCTGAAGCTGTTTGAGACGTTTGACATTGACGACGACGACAAAATCAGCAAGGATGACTTCGTGGCATGCCTTGCGAGGTTCCCTTTCATGATCGCCCTCTTCGCCGGCCGGATCAACGGGGAAGTTTACATCGAGATAGTTTGA